The DNA sequence GGCGTTCCTCCGGTTCCGGTTCGACCCCGACGGCACGCTGACGATCTACCCCATCGCGCTGGACCGCGTGTCGCACGCCTGGCAGCTCAACCCGGACCAGTCCCCCACGGCCCCGTGGCTGACCCCGAAGACCCCCCTGACGCCCCGCCTGGCCGAACCCCCCATCACCCTCCGCTGACCGCCCCACGGCCCGCCCCGCCCGCAGGCCCCGCCCGGTTGATCATGAAGTTGGCGGCGCGAACAGCCGACCTCTCATGATCGACGCGGGGAAGGGGTCAGGTGGCGGGGTTGTAGTGCTGGTCGTGGGACTGGCGGGGGCGCAGACGGAGGCGCGGCTGCACTGGCAGCGGGAGCCGTCGGCGTCCAGCCGGACCGTGACGGCGTCGCGCGGGACGCTGTGGCCGACCACCTTGCCCTCGCCCTGCGGCGTCTCCACCCGGGTGCCGACCGCCGGCGCGGACTCCTGAAACCGCTGGTACAGCGGATGCCCTCTCTTCGCCGCAGGCAGCACTTCAGGGTGAGAAATATGACTTGCGACTATTAGCTACCCTTCGGTCGAACTCGACAGATGGGGGGTCGGCTCAATGGGCACGCGACGCCGCAAGAACCCGCCACGCAAATCTCAAGCAGCAACGAATACCTCAACCCCTGAACTTGACCGCTCGAAAGAATATACTAATGCACCCAGGTCGACCACCTGGGCAACTCTCGGCCGCGACCACAGGCGGCCGATTCCAATTCCGCTTGTCGCTGCAATCACCCTTCCGGCCACCATCCTCCTGGGGTTGAAATTCTCCAACTACATTGCCTGCCCTCAACAGACCCAAGGGGAAGCTCATGTAATTACGTCAATCGCAGTAGGCTTGGCAATCGGCGGAGGAGTAACGGCCATCCTCATGATTGCTGTCACCCTGGGCGTCATGGTCGAGCGCTTGGAGAACAGCGTGAGCGCCGTACGCGTGGCCCTCGAGAGAGCTGGCATCGGTGCGATCTACGGAACATCGATTTCTACGCTCGCAACCTTGCACCTCGAGCCTGGCGACGGATGCGAACCCCAACTCCTGTCGAACATCAGCAACGGAGCCACCTGGGGCTCAATGCTGGGCTTTGCACTGTCGATCTTAACTCTACGGAAGCAGATGATCGCAGATTCTAAGATCGCCAAGAGTGCAAGAGACCGGTTCTATTTAAGGTCCCTGTCCGCCTCTGCCATTCTATTCGGCGCCACTATCACGTTGAGCGTCACTTCGAAACTTCTGAGCGGTGACGTTTTCCCATCTTGACCAGGGCAGGGATTCCCCATCAGCGAAGTCAGCGCTCACTCCTCACTGTATCGCTCTTCATGCGCCTGCCTCGGCGCACAGACGGATGCTCGCGAGCAGGAGCACCGAGAGCCGTCGGCGTCCAGGCGGACAGTGACCGCGTCGCGCGGAACGCTGTGGCCGACCACCTTGCCCTCGCCTTGCGGCGTGGACACCCGGCTGCCGACCGCCGGGGCCGTCTCCTGGAATTTTTGATACAGAGGATGCTCGTACTTCAGGCAACACATCAGCCGGCCGCACGCGCCCGAGATGCGCAGCGGGTTGAGCGGCAGGTCCTGGTCCTTCGCCATCCGGATCGTCACCGGCTCGAAGTCGGTGAGGAACGTGGCACAGCACAGGTCACGGCCGCACGAGCCGATGCCGCCCTGCACGCGCGCCGAGTCGCGGGCGGAGAGCTGCCGCAGCTCGACCCGGCAGTGCAGCGTCGCGCCCAGATCGCGGACCAGGGAACGGAAGTCCACCCGGTGCGGCGCGGTGAAGTAGATGGTCGTGCGGTCGCTGCCGGTCTCCGGCGTGGCCAGGACGTGGTCGACGGCCACCACCTTCATCGGCAGGCCGTGCTCGCGGATCAGCCGCTTGGCGGCCACCTTCGCGTCGGCCTTGCGCCGGCGCAGCAGCTCGTCGCGGTGCAGGTCGTCCTCGCCGGCCAGCCCGGCCAGCTTCGGGAAACCGTCGGTGTCCTCGCTGACCCACTGCGCGGCCCAGACGCACTCGGCCACCTCGGGACCCTCGTCGGTGGGCACCAGCACCCGCTGCCCCACCTGCGGACGGAACTCACCCGGATCGAGGTAGTAGAGGCGCCCGTACCGGTTGAAACTGACCGCGCAGAGCATGCCCATGCGCCTACCCTACGCGGACCCGTGTGACCGGATGGCCCACCGCTCGCCGTCCGGTCACACCGCGCGGCGATCCATCCCGGTCGACCCGACCGAACCGGCCCCGTCCCTCGCCCGGACGGTTGAAACCTGGGCCGGCCCCGGGACAAACGCCCATCCACCGCGTTGAGTGAAGGCATACCTGCGGGGGGTGCAGGGGAAGGCCACGGCGTCGCACGCCGGTGCCCGGCCACGGTCGGAGCGGCGTGCGACGCCGTGGGCCGTCAGTAGCCGATCCGGGTGGTGCCGCCGTAGCGCGGCGCGGAGACGGCACGGTCCCGCCAGGTCGTCTCCGCCAGGCTCGGCCCCCACTGACGCAGCAGCGTCTCGGCCCCGTCGTAGGCCACCCCGAGCACCCCCAGCACCCGGGTGGCGATCTCGGCCGCCGCCGACGCGCCGGCCGGGCCGGCCTCGACCCCGGGCCGGGACGCGGCGTGCACGGTGACCGCCTCGGCCGAGCCGACCACCTCGGCGAGCGCCCGCGCCAGGGCGGCGCGGCTGCTCTCCACCCAGCCGGCCAGCGCGTCCGCGTAGCCGGCGGTCGACTCCAGCCGCCCGACCAGGCTCTCCGGCCCTTCGTCGAGGTGCCGGAGCAGGGCGGTGCGCGCCTCGTCGTACGCCGACGCGGCAGATCCGGACCAGGCGACCGGGTCGGTGAGCACGGCGCAGGTGTCGTCGTACCCCCGGACGAGCCGGCGCACGGCGTGGCCGGCACCGGTCAGCGGCGCCGGGTGCAGGTCGAGGAACTCCCGCACGGCCGCACCGGGGAGCACCTGCATCCGGCGCAGCAGCGGCCAGAGCCGGTGCCCCTCGGGCGCTCCGGCGGCGAGCAGCGCGTCGACGCGGGTGAGCAGGTCGAGGCCCGGCTCGGCGAGGCGGTCCAGCGCGTCCATCAGGCCTCCCGGGCCAGCCGGCGCGCGACCGCCTCGTCGGCCGCCGCGTAACGCTCGGCGGCGCTGCGCAGCGCCGCCGCGGCGGCGGCCAGCCGGTTCGCGGCGGCCTGCGCCTCACGTGCCCGGTCGGCGGTGGCCGCGGTCCACTGCCGGTGCAGCGCGCGCCCGACCTCGCCGGGTCGGCCGGCGGCGTGGGCACCGAACGCCGGGTGCGGCGGGTCGGTGGCGGGCACGGTGCGGGCCAGCGTGGCCAGGCCGGCGGCGGCCTCGTCGAGGCGGGCGGCCAGCGCACGCAGCGATTCCATGTCAGGCTCCCGCCAGCGGCCGGTAGGCCGCGAACGTCTCGTTGTGCAGCTTCTCCCGGGCCCACTGCGCCGCGTCCGCGGCGGCGCTCACCGCGGCCTGCACCGAACCCGCCACGTCGCGCGGGTTGCGCTGGTGCAGCGGGCCGAGGAAGCGGACGTCGGTGATCCGCCCACCGGCCGTGACCACCACCTCGACCAGCCCGTCGGGTGAACGGACGGTGACCTCCACCGTGGCGACCGCCTGGTCGAACTCGGCCTGGAGCGTCTCGATGCGGCGGTAACGCCGCACCGCCTCCTCGATCCAGGCCTCGTCGATCTCCCCCCGCGCCATCGGCGGACTCCTCCCCGGTCGGCGCCGCCGCCCCACCCCGACGCCACCCTCACTGAGCGTGCCGCCTCCGTCACCACGGCTTTCACGGACCGTACCGCACGTCAATCGCACGTGTCGATGCCCTGTGGACAGTGTGGGGTGGGGTGGGGTCAGCCCCGCCAGAGCGACAGCATCATCGCCTCGACCGCGATCCGCGGCTTGACGTTCGCCTCGATCGCCGCCCGGCACTCCAGCACCGCCTCCAGGCGGCGCAGTGAGCCCTCGGCGTCCCACTTCTCTGCGCCGGCGGCGGCCAGCGTGGCGGTGTCGGTGTGCACCGGGGCGACCGGTGCCCGCAGCGCCACGGTGAGCGCGTCCCGGTAGAAGCCGGCCAGGTCGACCAGCGCCCGGTCCAGCGCGTCCCGCTGGGCCCGGGTGGCCCGCGACTTCTGCCGCTTCTCCAGATCCTTGAGCTGGCCGGCGGCGCCCCGCATGGCACCGGCCGCGCCCCGGCCGGTGCCGCCGGCGCCGAGCGCGGTCTGCAACGCCGCCCGCTCCGCCTCGTCGACCTCGGCGACCGCGGCGGCAGCCTCCGCCTCGGCGGCCTCGATCAGCGCCGACGCGGCGTCGAACGCGGCGCCCACGCCGGTGAGCCGGCGCGGCACGGCCAGCACGGCGTCCCGCCGCTGCCGGGCCTCCGGGTCGCGGGCCAGCCGCCGGGCCCGGCCCACGTGCCCCTGCGCGGCGGCGGCGGCCCACTCGGCCACGTCCGGGGCGATGCCGTCCCGACGGACCAGCACCTCGGCCACCGCGCCGGCCGGCGGCTGGCGCAGCGGCACGACCCGGCACCGCGACCGGATGGTCACCGACACGTCGTCCGGATGGGTGGACGGGGCACAGAGCAGGAAGACGGTACGCGGTGGCGGCTCCTCGACCGCCTTGAGCAGCGCGTTGCCGGCCGCCTCGGTGAGCCGGTCGGCATCCTCGATGATCACGATCTGCCAGCGACCGCCGGAGGGCGTGCTCGCCGCCCGCAGCACCAGCGCCCGCATCTCGCCGACGCCGATGGAGAGCCCCTCGGGCACCACGAGCCGCACGTCGGCGTGGGTGCCGGCGAGCGTGGTGTGGCAGCCGGGGCAGCGACCGCAGCCGGTGCCGTGCACGCACTGGAGGGCGGCGGCGAAGGCACGCGCGGCCACCGACCGGCCGGAACCGGGTGGCCCGGTGAAGATCCACGCGTGCGTCATGCCAGCACCGGGCACCGTCGCGCCCGGGTCGCCGGTCGCGCCGGGCCCGTCCGGATCGCCCGGCTCGTCGAACTGCTCGGCGAGCGCGTCGAGATCGTCGTACCCGTCGGGGTCTCCGCCGCCGGTCGGGGCGCCCGCGCCGGCCGGCACGAGGGTGGCGGCGCGCAGCAGCGCGGCGGCCGAGGCGGCGGCCCGCCGCAGCGTGGCCACCGCCTCGTCCTGCCCGACCAGATCGCCGAAGACGTCCGTCATCGTCGGCGTTGCTCCATCGTCACCAGCTCCGATTCGGATAACTCGGGCTGGACCGAGGTGTCCGGGCCCTGGGCCGGGCGCGGGTGCACGATGCCGGCCGGGTCGACGAGGAACTCGTCCACCCGGCGCGCGATCGCGTCGGTGATCTCCTCGGCCGGGCGGGACGCGTCGAGGACCAGGTAGCGCTTCGGGTCGCCGGCGGCCAGGTCGAGGAACGCGTACCGGACCCGCTCGTGGAACGCCAGCGACTCGGCCTCCAGCCGGTCGGCGTCCTCCCGGCGGGCCGCCACCCGGCCCAGCCCGGTGTGCGGCTCGACGTCGAGCAGGACCACCAGGTCGGGCTTGAGCCCACCGGTGGCCCAGGAGGAGAGCCACGACACCTCGTCCACCGGCAGCGTCCGGCCGGCGCCCTGGTACGCCAGCGACGAGTCGACGTACCGGTCACTGATCACCACCGCGCCCCGGACCAGCGCCGGACGGACCACGGTGGCCACGTGGTGGGCCCGGTCGGCGGCGTAGAGCAGCGCCTCGGCACGCGGCGACGGCGCGTCGTCGGAGGTGGTGCCCAGCACCAGCGAGCGGATCCGCTCGCCGACCCCGGTGGCGCCCGGCTCCCGGGTGACCACCACGTCCCGACCGTCGCCGCGCAGCCGCTCGGCGAGCGCGGCGAGCTGGGTGGACTTGCCGGCGCCCTCGCCGCCCTCGAAGACCACGAAGAGGCCGGAGGAGACGAACGGCTCGGCCGGCATCAGCGGGCGGCCCCGGATCGAGCCCCAGAGGTCGGCCAGGACCGGCACGCCCTTCTTGTCGTCCATCTGGCCGAACGCGCTGATCCCGGCGAAGATGCCGGCCGCGCCGGCGGCGAGCAGCAGCAGGCGGGTCGAGGAGATGGAGATGCCCAGGTCGGCGATGGTGAGCTGGCGGGAGCCGCCGACGCCGACCAGGAGGCTGCTGAGCGCGATGGCCAGGATCAGCACCAGCCGGGTGCCGATCTGCACCACCGCGAAGACCCGGCCGCGCACCTCGTCGGCGACCTCGCCGCCGAGCAACGTGGTGCCGGCCAGGAACGCCATGCCGGCGCCGGCGCCGACCAGGATCGCACCGAGGATGGCCATGGACAGGTGGATCGCGAACGCGAGCACCAGCACGGAGGCGCTGGCCAGCACGATGCTCATGCCGAACCAGCGGCGCCGGGACATGTCCCGCACGATCATCGGCCCGAGCCCGATACCGAGCGCCAGACCGACGAAGATCGCGCCGAAGAGCAGCGAGAACGCGGCGTCACCGGCGCCGAGCGAGTTGGCGAAGAACTTGCCCGTGCCGACCACGATGCCGCCGCCGGCGAACGCGCCGAAGATGCCCAGCACCAGACCGCGGACCAGCGGTGTCTGGCCGATGAACTTCCAGCCGTCGGCGAACTGGCGGAACATGCTCTGCTCGGTGCGCTGGGCCTCGCCGCGCTGGGCCTCGCTGATCTCCTTGATCCCGAACGCCACCACCAGCGCGGTGGCCAGCCGGGAGAAGGCGTTGAACCAGAGCGCGAGCTGGGCCGGCTGGGCCCAGTCGGGCAGGTTGCCGCCGACCGCGCTGGGCAGGCCTCGGGTCAGCACGGCCAGCGCGACGGCGGCGGCCACCGGGGTCAGGCCGTACGTGGTGATCAGGGTGAGCTGGTTGGCGGCCTCCAGCCGGGTACGCGGGATCAGGTTGGGGACCGCCGCCTCCTTGGCCGGGATCCACAGCAACGTGATCGACTCGATCAGGAAGGTGGCGATCAACGCCCAGCCGACCACCAGGCCGCCCGCCGCGCCGGTGAGCGCGTAGAGCGGGATCGAGGCGAACAGCACGAAGCGCAGCAGGTCGCAGATGACCATCGTCCACCGGCGGTCGAACCGGTCGGCGAAGACGCCCGCCACCGGGCCGAGCACCAGCGCCGGCAGCAGCCGGATCGCGGTCACGCCGCCGAACGCCGCGCCCTGGGCGGTGCTGCCGGAGACCTGCGAGGCGGCGAAGAGAGCGGTGGCGAGCAGGCCGAGCCAGTCGCCGAAGGAGGCAGCGCTGAGCACGATCCACAGCCGGCGGAACGGCCGGATGCGCAGCACCGAGCGGATGGCGGCGAACCCGGACCGGTCGGCGGCTGTGCCGGGCGACGACACGCCGGACGACTCGCCGTTCTTCTGGCTTTCGATGGCCGTACCTCCACGTGCCGGCCCAGGTCTGGGCATCCCCGGTGGAACACTCTAGCCGCGCGGAGGGCCTCGCCCCCCGTGACATCGCCTGTTCGCCGAGCCTAGGCCGCCGGGACCACCGCCCGCAGCCCGGACAGACGCGAGGGTATTTCGCATTGCCGTCCGGACAGTTAGCGTGCAGACGTGGCCATCGACCGTGCCGAACTTCGCGATCGTCTCGACCGGGCGACCGCCCACCTCGACCCGCCGTACGCGGTGGTCGACCTCTCCGCGTTCGACGACAACGCCGACGCGCTGGCCGGCCGGGCCGGCGGCAAGCCGCTGCGGGTGGCGAGCAAGTCGGTGCGGGTCCGCGAGCTGCTCACCCGCGCGCTCAAGCGGCCCGGCTGGCGCGGTGTGATGGCCTTCACGCTGCCCGAGGCGCTCTGGCTCGCCCGCACCGGCGTCGCCGACGACGTGCTGGTCGCGTACCCGACCGCGCACCGGGGGGCGCTCGCCGAGCTGGCCGCCGACCGGGCGCTCGCCGACGCGGTCACGCTGATGGTCGACGACGCCGGGCAGCTCGACCTGATCGACCGGGTGTGCCCACCCGGCGGCCGGCCCGCGCTACGGATCTGCCTGGACCTGGACGCCTCCTGGCGACCGCTGCGGGGCCGGGTGCACGTCGGCGTGCGCCGCTCCCCGGTGCACAGCGCCCGGGCGGCCGGCGCGCTCGCCGCCGCCGTCGCCGGCCGGCCCGGCTTCCGGCTGGTCGGCCTGATGTCGTACGAGGCACAGATCGCCGGCCTCGGGGACGCCCCGCCCGGGCAGGCGGCGCTCGGCTCGGCGATCCGGGTCGCCCAGCGCGGGTCGTACCGGGAACTGCTGGCCCGCCGCTCGGCCGCGGTCGCCGCGGTACGCGAGCACGCCGACCTGGAGTTCGTCAACGGCGGCGGCACCGGCAGCGTGGCCGCCACCAGCGCCGACCCGGCGGTCACCGAGGTCACCGCCGGCTCCGGCCTGTACGGCCCGACGCTGTTCGACGCGTACCGCGCCTGGCGGCCCACCCCGGCGGCGTTCTTCGCCTGCGCGGTGGTCCGCCGGCCGGCGCCCGGGCTGGCCACCGTGCTCGGCGGCGGCTGGATCGCCTCCGGCCCGGCGGCGGAGAGCCGGCTGCCCCGGCCGTGGCTGCCGGAGGGGCTGAAGCTGCTCGGCGCGGAGGGCGCGGGCGAGGTGCAGACCCCGCTCGCCGGCGACGCCGCAAACGACCTACGGGTCGGCGACCGGGTGTGGTTCCGCCACGCCAAGGCGGGTGAGGTGTGCGAGCACGTCAACGAGGTGCATCTGGTCGACGGCGACGCCGTGGTGGCGACCGTGCCCACCTACCGGGGCGAGGGCCACGCGTTCCTCTGACGTGACGTGACGTGACATGACGACGGCGGGCCCCGGGCGCACTCTCAGAACCCGCCGTTCGGCGTGCCGCTCAGCCCTGGTGGACGGCCTCGGTCGGGGCGTCGACCTGCCGGTGCAGGTACTCCCGGATGAGCGCCTTCGCCTCGACCAGCACCCGCTCGTCGCCGTCGGCACGGCGGCGGAACGCCAGCTTGATCAGGGCGTCGGCGGCCTCCACCGCGACTTCCAGGTGGAAGCGCAGGTCGGGCACGCCGGCCAGACCGAACCGCTCGGTGAGCACGCGGGCGAGCTGCTCCGCGATGACCCCGTTGTTGTCGCGCTGGTCGTCCAGCAGGTGCAGGTCGACCACGTCGCCGAAGTGCAGGGTACGGAAACCGGGCACCGTGCGGTGCATCGAGATGTACTCGTCGATCGCCGCGTCGACCCCGTCCCACCAGTGGCTCAGGTCGTCCGAGGCGAAGCGCTCGTCGAGCCGCTGGAGGTAGGACTCCATGGTGCGCAACGTCAACGCCTGCACGATCGCCCGCTTGTCCGGAAAGAACTGGTAGACCGACCCGATCGCCACCTCGGCGCGCTCGGCGAGCAGGGTCGTGGTCAAACCCTCGTACCCCACCTCGTCGACGAGCTCGGCGCAGGCGTCCAGCATCCGCTGGACACGCGCGACACTTCGACCCTGCACCGGTACCCGACGCAGCGGCCCGGTCGTGGCGGCTGGTGTGGACACTCGGCGCCACCCCCCTTCGACGGATGAACATATCTGCACGTCACGAGTCTGTGACTACCGGTACAACGAGCCGGCCTCGATTGCGGTATTTACCAGGCACAACGTTCCTGATATGAATTCAGTTCATATTCATGTCGAGGAGCGTCCGCCATGGCCGGTACCCCCGCCGACTGGTCCAACTGGGCCGGCAACCAACGCAGCACGGCACTGGTCACCGTGCGCCCCCGAAGCGTGGCGGACACCGCCGAGGCGGTGCACCGGGCCGCCGCCGCCGGCACGACGATCCGGGCGGTCGGCAGCGGCCACTCCTTCACCGCCACCGCCGTCGCCGACGGGCACCGGCTCGACCTCACCGAGCTGACGACCGACATCACCGTCGACGTGGCACGCCGCCTGGTCACCGTACCGGCCGGGATGACGCTGCACACGCTCAACGACCTGCTCGCCGGCCACGGCCTCGCGGTGCCCAACCTCGGCGACATCGACGCGCAGACCATCGCCGGCGCGCTCTCCACCGGCACCCACGGCACCGGCGCGACACTCGGCTGCCTCTCCACGTTCGTGGCCGGCCTGACGCTGGTCACCGGCACCGGCGAGGTGCTGCGCTGCTCCGCCGACGAGCACCCCGACGTGTTCGACGCCGCGCGGGTCGGGCTCGGCGCCCTCGGCATCCTGGTCGAGGTCACACTGCGCTGCGTGGACGCCTTCGTGCTGCACGCGCACGAACGGCCGGCCGCGCTCGCCGAGGTGCTCGACGACCTGCCCGGCCTCTACGAGGCGCACGACCACGCCGAGTTCTACTGGTTCCCGTACACCGACCGGGTCCAGGTCAAGACCAACGACCGGGTGCCCGCCGACGACCGGCCGCTGCCCCGCTGGCGCGGCTGGCTCGACGACGAGTTCCTCGCCAACACCGTCTTCGCCGGTGCCTGCCGCGTCGGCCGCGCGATGCCCGCCCTGGCCCCCCGGATCAGCGCCGTCTCCGCGCGGGCGCTCACCGAACGCACCTACACCGGCCGCTCCGACCGGGTCTTCTGCACCCCGCGCCGGGTCCGGTTCGTGGAGATGGAGTACGGGCTGCCGCGCGACGCGCTGCCCACCGCGCTGGCGGAGCTGCGCCGGATCGTGGACCGGCTGCCGTTCAAGGTGCTGTTTCCGGTCGAGGTGCGGTTCACCGCCGCCGACGACATCTGGCTCTCCCACTCCTACGGGCGGGACTCCGCGTACCTCGCCGTGCACCAGTACGTGGGGATGCCGTACGAGCCGTACTTCCGCGCGTTCGAGCAGGTGGCCACCGAGCTGGGCGGTCGCCCGCACTGGGGCAAGCTGCACTGGCGCGACGCCGCCTCCCTGGCCACCGCCTACCCGAAGTTCGCCGCGTTCCAGTCCGTCCGGTCCCGCCTGGACCCGCAGCGCCTCTTCACGAACCCGTATCTGAAGCAGGTCCTCGGTTCCTGAAGGAGATCTCGGTACGCGTCCGCCCCCGGAGGGGCGGACGCGTACCAGGATCACTCCTTCGGAGTTGAGGTCGCCTTCCTGGGGGCGGCCTTCTTCGCCGGAGCCTTCTTCGCCGCCGTCGTCTTCTTGGCCGCCGTCGTGGTCTTCGCCGCCGCCGTGGTCTTCTTCGCCGCGGTCTTCTTCGCGGGGGCCGCCTTCTTGGCGGCCTTCTTCTTCGGCGCCGGCCCCTTCGCCCGCTTCTCGGCGAGCATCTCGGACGCCTCTTCCAGCGTCAGCGCCTCCGGCGTCTGCGCGCGCCGCAGCGACGCGTTGGTCTCCCCGTCCGTGACGTACGGACCGAAGCGCCCGTCCTTGATCACCAGCGGCTTCTCGGTGAGCGGGTCGACGCCCATCTCCCGCAGCGGCGGCGCGGCGGCCCGGCGCTGGCGGGTCTTCGGGGCGGCCAGCAACGCCAGCGCCTCGTCCAGCGTGACGGTGAACATCTTGTCTTCCGAGTCCAGCGAGCGGAACTCGTCACCACGCTTGACGTACGGGCCGTAGCGGCCGTTGTTGGCGAAGACCTCCCCGCCGTCCGGGGCCACGCCCACCAGCCGGGGCAGGCTGAGCAGCCGCAGCGCCTGGTCCAGGGTGAGGTCGTCCGGCGACTGCGAGCGCAGCAGCGACGACTTCCGCTCGCCGCTGGCCACGTACGGGCCGTAACGGCCGGACTTCAGCACGATCGGCTCACCTGTCGACGGGTCGTCGCCGAGCTTGCGCTCGCCCCCGCCGCCGAGGAACAGCTCGTGCACCTTCTCCGGGGTCAACTCGTCGGGCGCCAGGCCCTCCGGGATCGGCGCGCGGTCGCCCTGGGAGCCGCCCTCCTCGCCCTCTGCCGGGACGGCCGGCGACTGCTGCTCGCCGGGCACCGCCCGCTGGAGGTAGGGCCCGTACCGGCCGACCCGGACGACGACCTCGCGCCCCTCGTCGTCGGTGAACAGCGGGATGGAGTTGACGCTGCGCGCGTCGATCTCGCTGAGGTTCTCGGTGACCAGCTTCTTCAGCCCACCGGCGTGCGCGATGGCCTGGTCACCGGCGCCGTTGGCGCTGCCGAAGTAGAACGAGGTGAGGAAGTCGACCGCGGCGTGGTCACCGCCGGCGATCTCGTCCAGCTCGTTCTCCATGCTGGCGGTGAAGTCGTAGTCGATCAGGCGCGGATAGTGCCGCTCCATCAGCCCGATCACGGCGAACGCCAGGAACGTCGGGATCATCGCCTGGCCACGCTTGGTCACGTACCCGCGGTCCTGGATGGTCTGCATGATCGACGCGTACGTGGAGGGTCGGCCGATGCCCAGCTCCTCCAGCGCCTTGACCAGCGACGCCTCCGTGTAGCGCGACGGCGGCTGGGTGTGGTGGCCCTGCGCGGCCAGCTCGTCGGCGGTCAGCGGCTGGTCCTTGACCAGCGTGGGCAGCCGCCGCTCGGCGTCCTCCGCCTCGGCGTTCTCGTCGTCGCTCGACTCGACGTACGCCCGCAGGAAGCCCGGGTCGGTGATGGTCTTGCCGGTGGCGCCGAAGTCGGCCTCCTCCTGCGCGGCGGAGACGGCCCGGATGCGCACCGACACGCTGGAGCCGACCGCGTCGGTCATCTGCGAGGCGATGGTGCGCCGCCAGATCAGCTCGTAGAGCTTGAACTCCTCGCCGGACAGCTCCTTGGCCACGTCGCCCGGGGTGCGGAAGTTGTCACCCGCCGGGCGGATCGCCTCGTGCGCCTCCTGCGCGTTCTTCACCTTGCCGGTGTAGCGGCGGGGCTCCGGCGGCACGCTGCGCTCGCCGTACAGCTCGACGATCTGCCGGCGGGCCGCCGCGATGGCGGTCTCCGACAGGTTCACCGAGTCGGTACGCATGTAGGTGATGTAGCCGTTCTCGTAGAGCCGCTGCGCGGTGCGCATCGTCTGCTGGGACGAGAAGCGCAGCTTGCGGGCCGCCTCCTGCTGGAGCGTGGAGGTGATGAACGGCGCGTACGGGCGGCGGCGGTAGGGCTTCTCCTCGACCCGGGTGACCGTGAACGGACGGTCCGCCAGCCGGGCGGCCAGCCCCCGGGCCCCGCCCTCGTCGAGGTGCACGACCCCGGCACCGGCGCGTACGCGGCCCGTGGTCGGTTCGAAGTCCTTGCCGGTGGCGATCCGGTCGCCGTTCAGCGCGACGAGCGTGGCGTTGAAGGTACGCGGGCCCTCGCCCGGCTTCGCCACCGCCAGGGTGGCCA is a window from the Micromonospora sp. DSM 45708 genome containing:
- a CDS encoding amino acid deaminase/aldolase; amino-acid sequence: MAIDRAELRDRLDRATAHLDPPYAVVDLSAFDDNADALAGRAGGKPLRVASKSVRVRELLTRALKRPGWRGVMAFTLPEALWLARTGVADDVLVAYPTAHRGALAELAADRALADAVTLMVDDAGQLDLIDRVCPPGGRPALRICLDLDASWRPLRGRVHVGVRRSPVHSARAAGALAAAVAGRPGFRLVGLMSYEAQIAGLGDAPPGQAALGSAIRVAQRGSYRELLARRSAAVAAVREHADLEFVNGGGTGSVAATSADPAVTEVTAGSGLYGPTLFDAYRAWRPTPAAFFACAVVRRPAPGLATVLGGGWIASGPAAESRLPRPWLPEGLKLLGAEGAGEVQTPLAGDAANDLRVGDRVWFRHAKAGEVCEHVNEVHLVDGDAVVATVPTYRGEGHAFL
- a CDS encoding TetR/AcrR family transcriptional regulator, with protein sequence MLDACAELVDEVGYEGLTTTLLAERAEVAIGSVYQFFPDKRAIVQALTLRTMESYLQRLDERFASDDLSHWWDGVDAAIDEYISMHRTVPGFRTLHFGDVVDLHLLDDQRDNNGVIAEQLARVLTERFGLAGVPDLRFHLEVAVEAADALIKLAFRRRADGDERVLVEAKALIREYLHRQVDAPTEAVHQG
- a CDS encoding DNA polymerase III subunit delta'; amino-acid sequence: MTDVFGDLVGQDEAVATLRRAAASAAALLRAATLVPAGAGAPTGGGDPDGYDDLDALAEQFDEPGDPDGPGATGDPGATVPGAGMTHAWIFTGPPGSGRSVAARAFAAALQCVHGTGCGRCPGCHTTLAGTHADVRLVVPEGLSIGVGEMRALVLRAASTPSGGRWQIVIIEDADRLTEAAGNALLKAVEEPPPRTVFLLCAPSTHPDDVSVTIRSRCRVVPLRQPPAGAVAEVLVRRDGIAPDVAEWAAAAAQGHVGRARRLARDPEARQRRDAVLAVPRRLTGVGAAFDAASALIEAAEAEAAAAVAEVDEAERAALQTALGAGGTGRGAAGAMRGAAGQLKDLEKRQKSRATRAQRDALDRALVDLAGFYRDALTVALRAPVAPVHTDTATLAAAGAEKWDAEGSLRRLEAVLECRAAIEANVKPRIAVEAMMLSLWRG
- a CDS encoding PSP1 domain-containing protein encodes the protein MGMLCAVSFNRYGRLYYLDPGEFRPQVGQRVLVPTDEGPEVAECVWAAQWVSEDTDGFPKLAGLAGEDDLHRDELLRRRKADAKVAAKRLIREHGLPMKVVAVDHVLATPETGSDRTTIYFTAPHRVDFRSLVRDLGATLHCRVELRQLSARDSARVQGGIGSCGRDLCCATFLTDFEPVTIRMAKDQDLPLNPLRISGACGRLMCCLKYEHPLYQKFQETAPAVGSRVSTPQGEGKVVGHSVPRDAVTVRLDADGSRCSCSRASVCAPRQAHEERYSEE
- a CDS encoding YbaB/EbfC family nucleoid-associated protein is translated as MARGEIDEAWIEEAVRRYRRIETLQAEFDQAVATVEVTVRSPDGLVEVVVTAGGRITDVRFLGPLHQRNPRDVAGSVQAAVSAAADAAQWAREKLHNETFAAYRPLAGA
- the tmk gene encoding dTMP kinase, with translation MLSAASFGDWLGLLATALFAASQVSGSTAQGAAFGGVTAIRLLPALVLGPVAGVFADRFDRRWTMVICDLLRFVLFASIPLYALTGAAGGLVVGWALIATFLIESITLLWIPAKEAAVPNLIPRTRLEAANQLTLITTYGLTPVAAAVALAVLTRGLPSAVGGNLPDWAQPAQLALWFNAFSRLATALVVAFGIKEISEAQRGEAQRTEQSMFRQFADGWKFIGQTPLVRGLVLGIFGAFAGGGIVVGTGKFFANSLGAGDAAFSLLFGAIFVGLALGIGLGPMIVRDMSRRRWFGMSIVLASASVLVLAFAIHLSMAILGAILVGAGAGMAFLAGTTLLGGEVADEVRGRVFAVVQIGTRLVLILAIALSSLLVGVGGSRQLTIADLGISISSTRLLLLAAGAAGIFAGISAFGQMDDKKGVPVLADLWGSIRGRPLMPAEPFVSSGLFVVFEGGEGAGKSTQLAALAERLRGDGRDVVVTREPGATGVGERIRSLVLGTTSDDAPSPRAEALLYAADRAHHVATVVRPALVRGAVVISDRYVDSSLAYQGAGRTLPVDEVSWLSSWATGGLKPDLVVLLDVEPHTGLGRVAARREDADRLEAESLAFHERVRYAFLDLAAGDPKRYLVLDASRPAEEITDAIARRVDEFLVDPAGIVHPRPAQGPDTSVQPELSESELVTMEQRRR